One Hippoglossus stenolepis isolate QCI-W04-F060 chromosome 6, HSTE1.2, whole genome shotgun sequence genomic window, CATTACCAAAAAGTGCCTTTAAAAGAGCCGCTCCCAGTAATCACACATAAATTGTTGCCACCAGCAAAGAAACGGGCCTTTGACTCAGTGAGGCCTTGCTCCCCTGACTCCACCACTGGTTTGTCTGGCTACACCGAGGCACAACGGGCCGCCACTATCGCAAATGCCCACAACAACCGCTACGGCTATCAGAACGGAGCGAGCTACACTTGGCAGTTTGAAACGTGCAAGTCTCAGATTCTCAAATGCATGGAGTGCGGCAGCTCTCACGACACCCTTCAGCAGCTCACCACACATATGATGGTCACCGGACACTTCATCAAAGTCACAAATTCAGCCTCTAAAAAGGGGAAACAGTTAGCGCTCGACCCCCTGGCCATAGAGAAGATCCAGGGCTTAGCTGAGCCGGCTGCCAGTGACAACGAGGGAGAGAAGGTGTCTCCGAAAACCGCCTCCCCCGGGGGGAGCGAGAGGGATAGCCAGGGGGAAGGAACATCAGACAAAATGGAGGACACCGAAGCTAAAAATGACAAGCAAGAGAGTGAGGATCAAAAGGCGAACAATGGGGCTTTTAAGTACCCTTATCTCCGTGAGGAAGATCTTGAACAGGAATCGGGCGGCGGAGGGGACATTCTTAAATCTTTAGCCAACACAGTGGCCTCAGCCATCAATAAAGCTCAAACGGGGACGCCGAGCTGGAGCGCCTACCCGAGCATTCACGCCGCCTATCAGCTCTCTGGCATCCTCAAAagctcccctctctccatctccccccccACTCAGCTAAAGCAGACATTTAACCACAAGCTGAGACCGATCGCCCCAAAGGGGAAGCTGTACCACGGTGCTGTGGGAGTTGAGGCTCCCCAGGGACAGCATCAAAATGTGGacatcaaaaaagaaaaggtcgGCATTAGCGATGGTAAAGAAAGTCAGAATATCAAGTTTGATCTGGCGGAGAATGATGACAGCGATTGTCAGGAtgattcctcttcctcttcaaagCTCGATGCCGACTGTGTGAATGAAGGGAGTGAAGCGATCAAAGGGAAGCTGAGCCCAGATTTCTCTGACAGAGGCAAGACACCGAGTCCCTCTGCCAGCAATGGACGCAGCACTGCTTCAGAGCCTCTCAGTGACACTCCGGATGTACTCGGCATAAACCCTCTCAGTGCGCTGCAGTCCGTTCTGAACAATCACCTGGGCAAAGCAAACAAGCCCAGTAACTCCAGAGTAGATAAACTATCCGCTCACACTCAGTCTATTTTTGCCGACATTAACCGAAGCAGCGAGAAACCGGCTTTAATGCTCAGAAATCCTATAAGAAATAGACCCGATAACACGTTTCTCTTCGTCGGTGACGACCAACCGATAGACCTGACGAAATCCAAACTCAGCATGCCGAGCTCGGCGCTGCTACAGCCCTCCGCCCCGATGCCACAGAAATATGCTTTGTCTGACATAGCGGACATGGTGAAAGTTCTTCCAAAAGCCACAACGCCAAAACCCTCCATCCCCTCGAGGATCCCGACCATGAAGCTGGAATCGGACGTCAGGCGCTTTGAGGACGTCTCCTCCGACGTGTACTCCATCCACAAGCGTAAAGGCAGACAGTCGAACTGGAATCCTCGCCACCTTCTCATCCTGCAGGCCCAGTTTGCCTCCAGCCTCTTCCAGACCTCTGAGGGGAAGTACCTGCTCTCGGACCTCGGCCCTCAGGAACGGATGCACATCTCCAAGTTCACCGGATTGTCCATGACCACTATAAGCCACTGGTTAGCGAATGTCAAATACCAACTGCGCAAAACCGGAGGGACCAAGTTCCTGAAGAACATGGACACGGGCCACCCCATCTTCTACTGCAACGACTGCGCTTCCCAGTTCAGGTCACCGGGCGGGTTCATTTCCCATCTGGAATCGCATCTCGGGTTCCTAATCAAAGACATGTGCAAAATGCCAGTGGAGCACATGACGAAGGTGGACGAGCCAGAACTGTCGAAGGTCCTCGGTGTCAGAGCCACGGAGGCGCTGGTCACGGACGAGGACGTGGACGCAAAGTTCAAATGTAAGCTCTGCTGTCGGACATTTGCGAGCAATCACGCCGTCAAACTCCATTTGAGTAAAACTCACAGCAAATCCCCCGACAACCATTCACAATATGTGGAAATGGACCGGGAGTagttatattttccttttttccttcatATTATCATCACTTCTTTTCATTtgcttcccttttttttcttattttaacacACGGGTCAGATATTTCAGCCATTCTCCAATTAGCGTTGTGTAGCGTGaatcattattaaaacatttcatggagtacagcaaagacacacactggGTAGAAGTCGTATAAGGAAACACTAAGAGATACTTTTGCACCCTGCTCAAATGCATCACCAGTAATGAAATGTATTACTGCTTGAAGAAACTTAATTGCTGATGTTTGCATGCGATAGCCCCCGGGCTATGACTACTATTTATTTGTATGATATGTCAAGTTTCAATTgtatttcaacaacaaaataatgaacTAATTGTACTTTACAACTTCTGCGATTACACCTGCATCCACGTGCAGCTGTCCAGACAGGTAGCCCGACACACACGACgacaacacacacgcagaccTGTACAGTGTATTGCTatgtaaagatgtttttgtgttgcaatgatagaagagaagaagaagaagaagaagaagaagaaaaaaaaaaagcactttaataaatgtttaatcacCAGTTTAGACTCGGATTCTGTACATGACTCAAAAGGTAACTAGGCCGTTTGGAAACAAGCATatttcacatgtaaatatattttagaagaaaaaattaaaaaacagtgcGTTTCATGCAACAAGGATAACAGCAAGACAGATGATACCTGTGATACCTGCACCTTTTTTACTTATTCAAATAAAGAGTTAACATTTGATAACAGCttgtgttctttcttttctttttaaaaatccttttcAAGTTGTTTCTCTGTCGGTTTGTGAAGTTAGAAGCTCGAATATGTTGAGAAAACTATTAAGATAAAGATGATTTGAACACTGACGGACAAAATACATGTGCAACTAATaagtattatcattattattattatttatacgTGCTTAATACTTGCTTTATATCCTTTATGTCCCTTTAGGCAAATGCctttaattttatgtttttacttctAAGCactaaataaagtttattattacgTAGATCATTACCTAACAGTTTTCTCGGAAAAGTTCTCAGAAACCTTCCAATTAAAAATAGTCCAGTAATTTCCCATTAATGCtgcaatttttttaatttaaattcaacatATGTGGAGAACTCAAGTTTTAAAAATTCCTGTTTTTCCCTGCAATTAAATCCAAATTACAAAGGTCTTTCCGTGGAAGCTCATCAGCAAAAATATCACAAAGTCATAAACTAAAGCATTAACCACTAATCTAATATTTAACATCACAATATCTTTCTGTGTAGGAGACAAAGGACAATATCCTGGGTCTGTACAGTACACTGCATTCCCCCCTTCACCCATACGACTTTTAGATACACCTCCAAGATATATCTTCTTGTCAGCCTTTATTGCTTTCCCGCGAACGCCGCTGCTGTTGCTGCAAGATGGTATCATAACAATTAAACATATTTCCTCCAGCTCTATTATTTCAAGGCTATTAAAAATAATTGCCTTCTAAATTCATAAACATTTTATGCAATTCATCTCTTTTCAGAGCAATCAAGTCCTCAATTACCTCCACCCATCAAATCTCCGGGTTTATAACGGGCAACTGACATTTGATGGTAAATGGGAAAAAGCACATGGAGCGCCGCGGTGATGTGAATGCTGTGACACCAACTTGCCCCCTATTGTTGGAAACGAGCAGGCAATCACGTTGTTCATCAGATGACTCTTAATGCAGTTAAAGTATTCAGCTATAATTTCTGCCTGCATTTATAATTACTGTCAAAGACCACACACCTCAGTGAGCAGATTAAAGCTATAAATTATTTAGTGCCTTTCTCCGCCGATGGATCTCTGATTTGTCTGTAGGGCCATTATGTTTTAGAGCAGCAACTTATTCTAAATTGGAGCGAGCGTTGTTCTCTCGGCTGCAGCAGGATGCTTTTGCGAGGGAGGGACGAGGCTCACTACACcgatttttatcatttttatgaagcatttatttttgtttttcggCTCGTTTTTTTTATCCACAGCGGTTCTACATGTGCAGAGACAAATCATTATTCAGAGCATATATAGGCTACAAGTACGTTTTGAGGATTCAGCACAACCCAGTAGAGCTTCGCCAGAGGCTAACCAGAGAAAAATGCCATCATCAGTGCAATCATAGAAGGAAATTAGTTGTCTCTGACTGTAATTTGCACTAATAAGTCAAAGTCAATGTGGGAATTATTGTTGGTACACAAAAAATGTTATATAGCCGTGCAAACTCTGGAGGTTAGTAAGACTCGAATCGCCATTTTTAGGTGCATGAAACATTGCAGGGTTGGAAATCGAGCTGCACGATGCTcccaaatataaacacatgagTTATTAAACGCTGATAAACTTCAGGTAACACGTCTCAGGTAATGAAGGGAAATTAACCCATAATTCTTTTGATGCTTTATATTAATCTGTTTTGGATGTTTGCATATTAACACAGTTAATCGCAGCGTATATCCAACACGTCACGGCTAATTACAGATCACACTCTCtgcaattacacacacacacacacacacacagacacacagataatCTCGGTTTATAAACTGATTGATTATGATAAAATATCACGCACAGGAACACGGtcatacatgaacacacacaaatgttgcAGTATTCTATATTAACCAGGGCAGTGGGCAGATGACTCAGTGATGAAGCCTGACTGCTTCCATGGTTTCCTCCTTaatgaaagtggaaaaaatacatgaaatgaATAAGAGGAAATGCAGTTCAAAGTGAGTGCAGTCACGTCCTCAGACCTTTTCTCTCATGGAAACGACTCTGAATGCAGTGAAGCCTGAagctcacacacagattctcaCCGAAGTCCGGCTGTAGAAGGATTCTGAAATGAATTAAAGCCTCAGAAACGTCTCAGTCTGACTCTGCAGACATTTTGTACAGCCAGTTACAGTTAAAAAAGTTCCCATGGCTCGGTTGAAAAATCAGATTATGCACATAAGTACACTTGCATTGCAGACGCAGTGAAACCCAACCTTAACAAAAATCGACGCCGGCTCGCATTTGCAAATCCTTTGTCAATCTGTCGTTAAACATGCTATCAAATAATGATAAGTGTGCGCTCCTTGCTCGCACTGGCGTGCGTCTGGCTGACGCTGATGTGCCGTAATGGGGCAAATGTGCATCAGAATGTTCCTGCTTGGGTtcacacaaaacatttacactGTGCCTGACTTTGCTTTCGCCCCTGTGCCAGACGAGCGTGGATTCTCTGCATCATCTGGCCTGtaaactggaggaggaggaggaggaggaggaggaggaggaggagggaggagggaggagggggggtgttcatcacacagcagcagggtaATGACGAGCTCATGTGTT contains:
- the LOC118111472 gene encoding teashirt homolog 2, yielding MPRRKQQAPKRAAVYMPDEDAALQDATAEEDGENDPQTEEECSEKTSPKLSEDRELDNKSTNTYSNQNSPISVLSNQEAELESRLSDTSDRLSDFKTSSPPESQREVESHGSKHKEEMGSSLEKMRAAYANFLSDSYWTGIGMDLKTAKNTSKANCDSTNGSTKSEFDWHQDALSKTLHQTLSPKPMSKPNLFSSVHLYRQTTKPLGSVFTGASRFRCKDCSAAYDTVVELTVHMNKSGHYQDNNHGKQSNSSASSSKSRKRNLHDMEGKEDAQKVLKCMFCGHSFDSLQDLSVHMIKTKHYQKVPLKEPLPVITHKLLPPAKKRAFDSVRPCSPDSTTGLSGYTEAQRAATIANAHNNRYGYQNGASYTWQFETCKSQILKCMECGSSHDTLQQLTTHMMVTGHFIKVTNSASKKGKQLALDPLAIEKIQGLAEPAASDNEGEKVSPKTASPGGSERDSQGEGTSDKMEDTEAKNDKQESEDQKANNGAFKYPYLREEDLEQESGGGGDILKSLANTVASAINKAQTGTPSWSAYPSIHAAYQLSGILKSSPLSISPPTQLKQTFNHKLRPIAPKGKLYHGAVGVEAPQGQHQNVDIKKEKVGISDGKESQNIKFDLAENDDSDCQDDSSSSSKLDADCVNEGSEAIKGKLSPDFSDRGKTPSPSASNGRSTASEPLSDTPDVLGINPLSALQSVLNNHLGKANKPSNSRVDKLSAHTQSIFADINRSSEKPALMLRNPIRNRPDNTFLFVGDDQPIDLTKSKLSMPSSALLQPSAPMPQKYALSDIADMVKVLPKATTPKPSIPSRIPTMKLESDVRRFEDVSSDVYSIHKRKGRQSNWNPRHLLILQAQFASSLFQTSEGKYLLSDLGPQERMHISKFTGLSMTTISHWLANVKYQLRKTGGTKFLKNMDTGHPIFYCNDCASQFRSPGGFISHLESHLGFLIKDMCKMPVEHMTKVDEPELSKVLGVRATEALVTDEDVDAKFKCKLCCRTFASNHAVKLHLSKTHSKSPDNHSQYVEMDRE